TCGTCCTAAGCCGCCGCCGGGTTCAGCCCAGGCCCACCTCGCTGATGGAATCGAGCGGCACATAGACCAGGCCCGGAGGATCTCCCTCGGTGCGCACGGTCGCCACATCGATACCGACGCCTCGCAGTTCCCCGGCGGTGATGCCCTCGGCCCCGGAGGTCACGATGACCACGCGAGCCCGATCGGCGGCCAACTGGCTCAGCACATCAGCCAGGCGTAGGTCGGTGGTCAACGGGCGCGCCCCGATCGCCACCTCGCGGGGGTTGGCCCGCAACCCCGATACGGCGCGCCGCGCCATGAGCAACTCGCGCCCCGCCATCGTGCGGAGGGCAAAAAAGTCGACCCCAATCACCCCGATGACACCATGATGACGTCGCCCGGTTTCCACCTGCACCGTGACCGATTCGCCCCGCTCGGCCAGATCAGCCAGCACGCCCCCGAACGTGGCGTCCTGCTCCGCCGCCGAACGCAACCAACGTTCCCGGGATCGCTGCTCGGCGGCCCCATCGATGCGGGCATCGGCCACCCAGGCCTCCAGCCGCTGGGCAAAGGGCACCCCGTTGTCCCCCCCGTTACCCCCGGGAGGAAGATCGTCGCCGTCTTGATCCACGGCATGATCGTAAGCACCCCCGAAGGCGGATGGCGCCGAGAGCACTAGCCTGGGAGATGTCGTGTCCAGCACCCAGATCAAGATCTCCGTTCCCAGCAACCATCTCATGCCCCTTCTGCTTGGAGAGCGCGACGAAGTGTTGCGATCGGTGGAGGCTGCCTTCCCGGCCGTCATCATCCATGTGCGGGGAAACGAGATCGCCCTCGAAGGAGACGACACCGTGGAGCAGGTGGGTCGGCTACTCGAAGACCTCATCGTGCTGGTGGAACAGGGCCAGCGCCTCGACCCCGGCCTGGTGCGCCGTAGCGTGGACATGGTGCGGCAAAACCAACGCCCCGCCGAGGTGCTCAGCACCGAGGTGCTCCGGCCGCCCCGGGGGCGACCGGTGCGGCCGAAGTCGAGCGGGCAGAAGCGATACGTAGACGCCATCGCGCAAAACGTGATCACCTTCGGTCTGGGCCCGGCTGGTACGGGAAAGAGTTGGCTGGCCGTGGCCATGGCGGTGCAAGCACTGCAGGCAAAGGAAGTGGAACGCATCATTCTCACCCGGCCGGCCGTGGAAGCGGGAGAGCGGCTGGGCTTTCTCCCCGGCGACTTGATGGCCAAGGTCGATCCATACCTGCGGCCCCTCTGGGATGCCCTGCACGACATGGTGGGCTTGGAGACAGCCGGCAAACTCCTCGAGCGCGGTGCGGTGGAAGTGGCCCCGCTCGCCTTCATGCGCGGCCGCACCCTCAACGGATCTTTCATCATCCTGGATGAAGCGCAGAACACCACCCCGGAACAGATGAAGATGTTTCTCACCCGCATCGGCTTCGGATCGAAAGCCGTGATCACTGGCGACACCACCCAGGTTGATGTGGACAGCGGACGCAGCGGGCTGGGGGGCCTGGAGAAGATACTCACCGGCATCGACGGTCTTGGTTGGGTGCACCTCACCAGCGCCGATGTGGTGCGCCATCGCATCGTGCAGGACATCGTGAACGCCTACGAGCGCGCCACTCCGCCGACGAGGCCCTGACATGCCTGCCCCTGACCCCGATGGGCCCGACCGCCCCGATCCCCGCGACCTCCCCGATGGTGTGGAGGCCGACGAACTCCCGCCCTTGCCGCTGATGGCCCGCAAACCCCGCCCGCCCCAAGATGGGGAAGTGGAGGTATTCGGCGTGGACGAGCAGACCGACCAGCCCGTGGAACTCGCCCGCTGGGTCGACCTCGCCGCCGATGTGTTGGCTGATGCTGGGGTGCGGGGCGAGGCCGAACTCTCTCTCGCCTTTGTCTCCGAGGAGGTGATGGGGGATCTCAACAAACGGTTCATGGACGTCGCAGGCCCCACTGATGTATTGGCCTTCCCGCTCGATGACCCCACTGATGCCGGCCGCTGGCCCGACGCCGGCAGCACCGGCCCCGATCGCGATCCGCCGCCGGTCAGCGAACTACCCATGCTGCTCGGCGACGTGATCGTGTGCCCTGCCGTGGCGGCTCGACAGGCACCGTCGCACGCCAGCACCTACGACGACGAGATCGCGCTCCTGGTGGTGCACGGCGTCTTGCACGTGCTGGGAATGGACCACGCCGACCCCGAGGAAGCCACCGTGATGCAGGTCCGCGAGCAAGATCTCCTGGAACGATTCCACCACCGACGATGAGGGGCTTGATGAATCCGTTGGCCGCCGGGCGCGAAAGCCATCATGAACACCACTAACACCGCAATCGCCTTGACGATCGTGGCCCTGTTTCTGTTCTCCATTGTGCTGGCGGTAGCGGAGACCGCGCTCACCCGTATCTCGAAGGCCCGCGCCCACGCCCTGGCCGAGACCAGTGGCCGTCGTGGAGAGGTACTGCTGTCGTTGGTGGAGAACCAAGAGTGGCTCAACCCCACATTGCTACTGGTGCTCTCGACGCAACTCGTGCAGTCCACCCTGCTGGGGGTGTTGGCCAGTCGGCTCTTCGGCGGATGGGGGGTGCTGCTGGCCACCATCTTGAACGTGACGCTGTTCTTCGTGATTGCCGAAGTTGCCCCCAAGACGTGGGCCATCCAACACACTGACCGGGCCGCGTTGTCCTTCGCCCGCCCCATCAAAGCCTTGGCCGGGTGGCCCCCGCTCCGGCTCTTATCGCGCGGGCTTATTGGCGCCACCAACGTGCTGCTCCCCGGCAAGGGTCTCAAAGCTGGGCCGTACACCTCCGAAGAGGAGTTGCTGGCGGTGGCGGATCTGGCGGTGGAGGGCCTGGTGATCGCGGCGGAGGAGCGCGACTTCATCCAGTCGGTCATCGCACTGGGAGACACCGTGGTACGCGAGGTGATGTTGCCCCGCACCGACATGGTCACGGTGAGCGCCGAGGTACGAGTGGCCGACGCGATGGAGGTGGTGATCCTCAACGGGTACAGCCGCATCCCGGTTTGCGGCGAGGGAATCGACGACGTAGTGGGCGTGGCCCACGCCAAGGATCTGATGCGGGCCGAACGCGCCGGGAAAGAGCACAATGCCGTCTCCACGTTGGCCCGCCCGGCCCGCTTTGTGCCCGAGACCAAGGGTGTGGCTGATCTGTTGCGCGAAATGCAACGCGACCGCTACCACCTAGCCATTGTGATCGATGAGTACGGCGGCACGGCAGGGCTGGTGACCCTGGAGGACATCATCGAAGAACTCCTGGGTGAGATCGTGGATGAGTTCGACGTGGAACGCGCCATGAGTGAACCGCTGCCCGGCGGTGACTTTCGAGTGAACGCCCGGATGCCCATCGATGAGGTGAACCAACTGATCCATGCGCATCTCCCGGAAGGCGACTGGGACACCCTCGGAGGACTGTTCCTGTCCAAACTCGGGCACGTGCCCGACGAGGGGGAGTGGGTTGAAGTCGTGGGATGGCAGTTGATCGCGCAGGGAATGCAGGGCCGGCGCATTGGGGGCGTGCGCCTCCATCGACTTCCCGTCGATGGTTCGTCCTCCCCGCCCGCCGCGGAGTTGTGATGCGCACCGGATTCGTGACCTTGGTGGGTCGCCCCAACGTCGGGAAGTCCACGCTGCTCAACAAGATTCTGAAGACCAAGGTGGCCATCACGTCCGACAAACCCCAGACCACCCGTACCCGCATCACCGGAGTCCTCAACCGCCCCGACGCGCAAGTGGTGTTCGTGGACACCCCGGGCATCCACAAACCCCGCACCCAACTCGGCACTCGCCTCAACGCCACCGCGCAAGGAACGATCAACGACGTGGACGTGGTGTGCTTCGTGCTCGACGCCACCCAGCCCTTCGGGCGCGGCGACCAATGGGTAGCGAACCTCATCCCCCCGAACTCGGTGTGCATCGTCAACAAGGCGGACAAGGCGAAACCCAAGGAAGTGGCCGATCAGCTAGTGGCGGCGGCTGGACTGAAGCTAAGTGAATATTTCCCCCTGTCGGCCAAGACCGGCGATGGGGTGACAGCGCTAGTGGATCACCTCATATCCCGGCTTCCCGTCGGACCCCAATACTTCCCCGACGACATGGTGACGGACGTACCCGAGGCGTTCATGGTGGCAGAGTTGGTGCGAGAGCAGTTGCTGCGTCGCACCCACGATGAACTCCCGCACTCCATCGCCGCGCGTGTCACGGAATGGGACTGGCCGCTGATTCGCTGCGAGATCCTGGTGGAGCGCAACAGCCAGAAGGGGATCGTGATCGGCCATAAAGGCCAGGTGCTCAAGGAGGTTGGCATCGCCGTGCGCCAGCAACTCCCCGAGGGCACCTACCTCGAGTTGCTGGTGAAGGTGGACAAGGACTGGCAGTCTCGGCCCAAGGCCATGGAGCGCTTCGGCTACTAGGCTGGACTCGCCAATAACGGCGAGGGGTTAGCCCCGAGAGCGGTCACGGATTGCTAGAAGTGCCGCCCGGGCTTCGGCGGGGTCCTTGGTGCGCCGCATGGGAGGGAGGGCCTGCACCAGCGCCCACCGGTACCCCGCCTTGGCCAGGCGCGAATCGAGCACGGCCACCACCCCCGTGTCGGTGGCGGTACGGATCAGACGCCCGGTGCCTTGGGCCAGCAAGGTGGCGGCACGCGGGAGGTCGATCATTCCGAAAGCGGCGGAGCCGGCCCGTTCCCGCCGAGCCTGCAGGAGCGGCTCGTCGGGACGGGGGAAGGGGATCTTGTCGATCGCCACCAGGCTGAGCGACGCCCCGGGCACGTCTACCCCCTGCCAGAAGCCCATCGTGGCGAAGAGGCAGGTTTCCTCCGACGCCGCAAAGGCTTCGAGTAGTCGGGCCTTGGGTAGATCGCGTTGCGACAGAATCGGCACGCTCAGGCGGGTCCGCAGGGCGGCGACGGCTTCCTCCAGCACCCGAAAACTGGTGAACAGGGCGAGGGTGCGACCGCCGGCCGCTTCGATGAGATCCCCGAGCTCGGCCACCATGGCGGCGAGATAGGCGGGCTGGCGCGGGTCGGGAAGATGGGCGGCGCAATAGAGCAGCGCGCTGGTCTCGTAATCGAAGGGACTACCTACATCCAACTCATGAATCTGAACCGCATCTACCCCGAGGCGCTCGGGCAGCCGGGCGGGGAGGGTGGCGCTGGTGAGCACGGCGGTTCGTTTATCCCACAGCGCCGTCCGCAACAGCGGAGCCACATCGAGTGGTGCCACCCGGAGAGTGGGGTTGGCCTCCCCGCCGTCCACCCACACCACCTGGCTGTCGTTGACGGCCTCGATGAGGCGGAGATCCTCGAGTAGGGCAGTGGCCCCCTGCACCACGCGTAACGCGCGTGCCCGACTTTCCTCGGGGACATCACCCGGCACGGCCTTGGCCGCGTTGAGCACCAACTGCACCCGGCCTCCGGCCACCGTGATCACCCCGGCGATGTCGTCGGGTAGTCCATTCGAGAACCGGCGACTGGGCTGGGTGCGCAAGGCGCTACTGAGCAATCTCCCGGCATCGTCGAGGGCGGCGGCGATCTGGTCGTCGGCGATCAACCCTCGGGTGCGGCGGGCCAAATCGGAAAACCGGTGGGCGGTGAGTTCCACTCCGCAGGTGGTCGAGACGATGTCTTCGAGCTGGTGGGCCTCGTCGATGATCACCAACTCATGTTCGGGGAGGATGACGCCGTCGGAGGCGAGGTCCAACCCATAGAGATGGAGATTGACCACCACCACATCGGCCTCCAGGGCCCGGTTTCGGGCGGCTTCGGCGAAACACGCGCCGCCATTGGGGCATTTGGCGGCGCCGGGGCACTCGCGAGCACTGACGCTCACCGCCGCCCAGGCCGCGTCGGACGGTTCCACCGGGAGTTCGCCGCGATCGCCGCTGGCGCTGGTGTCGGCCCAGTGGGCCAGACCCAGGAGGTCAACGTCGGGCACGCGAGCAGCCACGCCATCGAGGGCCAACTGTTCGGCCCCGTCCTGGCGGGCAGCGGCCAACTCGGCGAGGCGCTGACGACAGATGTAGTTCGAGCGGCCCTTGAGGACGGCCCAGGCAAACGACGGGGTCAGGTGCTGCTCAAGAAACGGCAGGTCGTGGCCAGCCAGTTGATCCTGCAACGTCTTGGTGGCGGTGGCCACCACGGTGCGTCGACCCGAAAGGATCGCCGGTATGAGGTACGCCAGTGTCTTGCCCGTGCCGGTGCCCGCCTGGACCGCAACATGCTGACGGGCGGCGATGCCGTGCGCGATGGCGGCGGCCATGGCCTGCTGCCCCTCCCGCGCCTCGCCGCCGCCCGGCAAGTGCGCCACTACCCGAGCGAGGGTGTCGACGACGGCATCGGGCATCCCGCGACGTTACCGGCCGCCACCCGCTCGCCTCACCCGGTGGCGCGGTTGGAGATGACGCCGCAGATGTGGTTGCGGTTGAGACACGCCCGCACCTCACGCTCCAGTGCCTTCTGGTCCCAGGCATTGAGGAAATCGGCGTGGATCGCCATTACATCGCCCGAGGTGAGGCTGAGCCCAGACGGATCGCCCGTCACCGGGTACTGCACCTCAAAAATCAGTTGTGGTGTGGGCACCCACCGGCCCGGCGGGCAGCGGCCCTGGGTGCTGTAGGCCACATGGGAACGGTGGTCGTCGCTATCGGTGTGCTCGCCGTCCCAACAATCGGGGAAGGCGATGCGGGCGGCGAGGGGCGCCGCCTCAGGACAGGTCGGGGGTGCGGCATGGAATAACGGCGATGCCCCGCAATGCCACGCCGCCACTTCCAGGGCCTGGGGGGAGGTGGCGTTCGGATTTCCAGCCACCATCATCAGCCCCGGGGGGTAAGCCACCAGTGAACCAAGGCGCGCCTTCTGGCCAGGCCGGTAGTAGGCCACGCTGCCGATGGGTTGGATCGCGGTGTCACCCCGGCGGAGCCTCGGTGCCCAGTAGGCCGCCGTGTCCAGTTTGTTCGCACAGGTGGTGTCACCGCCGCGCAGGCTCTCGGCAGTGGAGTGGGCATCGGTGGCAACGTTGCCAAAGAAGTCGTGTTGGTGAGAGGCACCAGGGTCGCCCGGGTACACGATCGGGTCGTTGGCGGCGGCGTGGCTCCACCCGCACTCCACCTTGAACTGCGGTTCCCGCCCTTGCGATCCAGCACCGGCGATTCGGCCCGTGGTGGCTCCGCTGGTGGCGGGGGCACGGGGCGCGGATTCGGGCACGGCGGGGGAATTCTGGATGAGCAGGAGCATTCCCCCGGTGAGCGCTCCCGCCAGCGCGACGGTGATGCCGAGAATCCCTAACGCGGGAAGGGCACGTCGAACAGACGAGCGACTCACTCGGGGCTCGGTCGCTCCGGCAACTCGATGGCATCGAGGTCCACCGCAAAGGGCACGTTGGTGGCGGGTTGGGCGGCCGCGGTGCCGGCCTTGGGCATAGTCGGCTGGGGGGGCGGTTTCGGGGTGGGCGCGGTCTCGTAGTCGACCGACGGTGGGTGCACGGCGGCGATGAGGGCGATGAGGTCCAGGCCTCCGGCCGACCAATCAGTGGCGCTGGGTTCGCCTTGGCAGGGTGCCAGTTTCTGCAGATCGAGCGGTGCGGTCGACGTGACGGTGTTACCGGAGAAACAGTTGCCCAAGGCCGCCAAGTCCGGTTGCAGGCTGCCCAAGCCGATATCAGCGATGCGCGAATCGCTCACGACGTTGTCCACGATTCGGTTCTGCTGGGGGTCCCAGAGCACGGCGGCGAGGAGGGCCGGGTCGGTCACGGTAGGGGGCCGGTCCCGCACCTCGGCACAGGGGGTGTCCCAGGTGGATTCGGCCGGGGCCACGTCGTTGGCCCCTTCCTCGGGGAAGGGAACGAGGGCGATTCCCGCCCGGTCGTGGTCGTAGACGAGGTTGCGGGCCACCAGGTTTCGGTTGCTCCCGGCCACCAGAATTCCGTTCCCCATAGCCAAGAGGGCGACGTCGATGGCCGGGGTGTCGGCCTGCTGGTTCGAGTAGACGGTGTTGCCCACGATGGTGTTGTCCCGACCGGGGTAGCAGAGTTCGTACGAACCGCTGTTGGGAACGATGCCGGCTCGGTTGTGACGGAACGTGGAGTTCACGATGAGGAGGTCGCCGCCCGAGTTGGTGCCCGAGTAGCCCAAGCCGTTGTACTCCGAGACGATGTCGTCGAGGACGGTGTCGCACGGGTAGCACTGGCCGATGTAGACCCCCGCATCGGCGCTGCCGGAAGTCCAGATGTGTTCAAGTTGGCCCTTGGTGGAATCGAATCCGTACACGCCGTAGTCGCCGTTGCGGTAGGACGTGAGGTACGAGCCCCGGTAGCCATTCACGCCGGTCCAGAAGAACCCGTTGGTGGTGTAGTTCTGGACGGTCATGTTCTCGATGGCGACGCCATCGGCAAACACGCGAATGCCATTCTCCAGTGTGAATCCGCCGTCGAGGATGACCTCGTTGCGGTCGCGGCCACGGATGGTGAGGTTCTCGGTTTCCACATCCACCGATTCGGCGTACGTGCCGGGCTCGATCAGGATGAGGTCTCCCGACTCGGCGGCATCCACCGCCGCCTGGATGGTGGGCTGATCCTCGGGCACCTGAATCGTTGCGCCGCTGCCGCCGGCGGCCTCGTTGGAAGGGCTCGTGTCGCCACCACCGCAGGCCGTACCGAACAGAGCCAGAGCCGTGAATGACACGGTGGCGAGGCGGGTGGCGTGGTGCATGGGATGCTCCTCAATAGACGCGTTCAGCGATTTACCACAATGGTGCCTACCATGCCGTTGGTGGGTGTGCCGTGCAACGAGCAGTAGTAGCCATACGTGCCGGGCGTGATGAAACGGTGTTGGTAGGTGGCGCCAGGACCGAACTGGCTCTCCTCAACACCCCAACCTCCGCCGTCCACGGGCCGGATGTTGTGCGTGGTACGGCCCCTGTTTTTCCATTCGATGACCGTTCCGTTGGCTACCTCCTCGTCGGCCGGGCGAAACGTGTTGTCCACTGCGGTGACGCTGACAACTACTCCCTGCACCAGCGGGGCATCATCGCTGCCGCAAGCGCCGAGAGCGAACAGGACGGCGACAAGCAGGCCTGGGCCGACAACGCGCCCTTGACGGGGTGTGTCTGTGCCACTCACGCGCCAGTGCTGGCCAAGTTGCTGGCCTTCTCGGCGACTGCGGCACGGAAGCCCACCAGGGTCAGGGTGTGACGCAGGGTCACTCCCGTGAGGAGGGCGAAGACAATGGTGCCCGCCCCCACCTGGCCGCCCATCGCCCAGCCGAGCACCACGCAGACCACTTCGATCCCGGTACGGGAGCGGGCCAACGGGTAGCCCTTGGCATCAAGGGCCAGCATGACGATTTCGAGCGGCCCCGGCCCGATATCGGCCGCCACCACCAAGGTGATCCCAGCGACCACGCTGAAAAAGCCGGCCATGAAGTAGGCCAGTTGGGCCGAGATTGACGGGGGGAAGGGCAGCGCGGGGAGCACAAGACCCAGCACCGGGCCGATGGTCAACGCGCTGATGTAGGTGCCCGGGCGGGTGCTGGCACCGAGGGCTACCCCGGTGAGGATGAACAGCAGGGGAAGAAGCATGGCGGCTAGCCCGATGCCGATGCCGGTGAAGGCCACCGTGCCGGTGAGGAGCACGTCGTAGGGGGCTACGCCAATGTCGGCCCGGATGGTGCAGGCCACCCCCACCGAAATCAACGGTAGGCCGGCGGCCAGCGTGGCCAGCCGGCGGACGTTTCCGTCGGCGGGTGACACGGCGATAGGCATGATGGCTAAGGCTACAAGCCGGTGGGCGTCCCACGAGGGGCCCGCAGTGAAACGCTGGTGGCCATGGTGGCCCTCGCCGCCTTCATCCGCATCACATCAGGCCTCTGGTCTGACTAGGGGCGGAGCCGGGAAGCGGGTTGGTAGTTCGGACCGGCCGTGAGATCAACCCTCGCCAGCAGCCGCGTGCAGGGGCCTTCGAAGTCGCTCGCGAAGCGCTCAGATTCCTCCTCCCCGAGCAGCTGCCACGGCAGTGTGGTGAGGTGGTCGGTGTCGTCCTCGAGTTGTTGCCGCAGGGCAAGGCCGGCCGGGGCGACGGCACCATCGACGGCGAGTCCTTTGGTCTCCAGGGTGGCCCATGCCGACGCCAGGTCGGCCCCCGTGGTGCCTCGACTGATGGGTAGCCAGTCGAGCTCGTAGCCAAGCCAGGCGTTATGGAGCACCGATACCTCGA
This Acidimicrobiia bacterium DNA region includes the following protein-coding sequences:
- a CDS encoding PhoH family protein, yielding MPLLLGERDEVLRSVEAAFPAVIIHVRGNEIALEGDDTVEQVGRLLEDLIVLVEQGQRLDPGLVRRSVDMVRQNQRPAEVLSTEVLRPPRGRPVRPKSSGQKRYVDAIAQNVITFGLGPAGTGKSWLAVAMAVQALQAKEVERIILTRPAVEAGERLGFLPGDLMAKVDPYLRPLWDALHDMVGLETAGKLLERGAVEVAPLAFMRGRTLNGSFIILDEAQNTTPEQMKMFLTRIGFGSKAVITGDTTQVDVDSGRSGLGGLEKILTGIDGLGWVHLTSADVVRHRIVQDIVNAYERATPPTRP
- the ybeY gene encoding rRNA maturation RNase YbeY, encoding MARKPRPPQDGEVEVFGVDEQTDQPVELARWVDLAADVLADAGVRGEAELSLAFVSEEVMGDLNKRFMDVAGPTDVLAFPLDDPTDAGRWPDAGSTGPDRDPPPVSELPMLLGDVIVCPAVAARQAPSHASTYDDEIALLVVHGVLHVLGMDHADPEEATVMQVREQDLLERFHHRR
- a CDS encoding ATP-dependent DNA helicase; protein product: MPDAVVDTLARVVAHLPGGGEAREGQQAMAAAIAHGIAARQHVAVQAGTGTGKTLAYLIPAILSGRRTVVATATKTLQDQLAGHDLPFLEQHLTPSFAWAVLKGRSNYICRQRLAELAAARQDGAEQLALDGVAARVPDVDLLGLAHWADTSASGDRGELPVEPSDAAWAAVSVSARECPGAAKCPNGGACFAEAARNRALEADVVVVNLHLYGLDLASDGVILPEHELVIIDEAHQLEDIVSTTCGVELTAHRFSDLARRTRGLIADDQIAAALDDAGRLLSSALRTQPSRRFSNGLPDDIAGVITVAGGRVQLVLNAAKAVPGDVPEESRARALRVVQGATALLEDLRLIEAVNDSQVVWVDGGEANPTLRVAPLDVAPLLRTALWDKRTAVLTSATLPARLPERLGVDAVQIHELDVGSPFDYETSALLYCAAHLPDPRQPAYLAAMVAELGDLIEAAGGRTLALFTSFRVLEEAVAALRTRLSVPILSQRDLPKARLLEAFAASEETCLFATMGFWQGVDVPGASLSLVAIDKIPFPRPDEPLLQARRERAGSAAFGMIDLPRAATLLAQGTGRLIRTATDTGVVAVLDSRLAKAGYRWALVQALPPMRRTKDPAEARAALLAIRDRSRG
- a CDS encoding GTPase Era, with product MRTGFVTLVGRPNVGKSTLLNKILKTKVAITSDKPQTTRTRITGVLNRPDAQVVFVDTPGIHKPRTQLGTRLNATAQGTINDVDVVCFVLDATQPFGRGDQWVANLIPPNSVCIVNKADKAKPKEVADQLVAAAGLKLSEYFPLSAKTGDGVTALVDHLISRLPVGPQYFPDDMVTDVPEAFMVAELVREQLLRRTHDELPHSIAARVTEWDWPLIRCEILVERNSQKGIVIGHKGQVLKEVGIAVRQQLPEGTYLELLVKVDKDWQSRPKAMERFGY
- a CDS encoding DUF1996 domain-containing protein, whose translation is MSRSSVRRALPALGILGITVALAGALTGGMLLLIQNSPAVPESAPRAPATSGATTGRIAGAGSQGREPQFKVECGWSHAAANDPIVYPGDPGASHQHDFFGNVATDAHSTAESLRGGDTTCANKLDTAAYWAPRLRRGDTAIQPIGSVAYYRPGQKARLGSLVAYPPGLMMVAGNPNATSPQALEVAAWHCGASPLFHAAPPTCPEAAPLAARIAFPDCWDGEHTDSDDHRSHVAYSTQGRCPPGRWVPTPQLIFEVQYPVTGDPSGLSLTSGDVMAIHADFLNAWDQKALEREVRACLNRNHICGVISNRATG
- a CDS encoding HlyC/CorC family transporter; its protein translation is MNTTNTAIALTIVALFLFSIVLAVAETALTRISKARAHALAETSGRRGEVLLSLVENQEWLNPTLLLVLSTQLVQSTLLGVLASRLFGGWGVLLATILNVTLFFVIAEVAPKTWAIQHTDRAALSFARPIKALAGWPPLRLLSRGLIGATNVLLPGKGLKAGPYTSEEELLAVADLAVEGLVIAAEERDFIQSVIALGDTVVREVMLPRTDMVTVSAEVRVADAMEVVILNGYSRIPVCGEGIDDVVGVAHAKDLMRAERAGKEHNAVSTLARPARFVPETKGVADLLREMQRDRYHLAIVIDEYGGTAGLVTLEDIIEELLGEIVDEFDVERAMSEPLPGGDFRVNARMPIDEVNQLIHAHLPEGDWDTLGGLFLSKLGHVPDEGEWVEVVGWQLIAQGMQGRRIGGVRLHRLPVDGSSSPPAAEL